A genomic region of Alligator mississippiensis isolate rAllMis1 chromosome 6, rAllMis1, whole genome shotgun sequence contains the following coding sequences:
- the CHST3 gene encoding carbohydrate sulfotransferase 3: MDKGHALPQDFRDLLHCLRMRSKYAILLVFVVALVIIEKENNIISRVSDKLKQTPQSLMEANSTDPGLVLAENGSLLSLSELDSAFSQIRNRLLNVTLQLGGNRELAVAPAKGPRRHVLLMATTRTGSSFVGEFFNQQGNIFYLFEPLWHIERTVSFEPGGANAVGSALVYRDVLKQLFLCDLYILENFISPLPEDHLTQYMFRRGSSRSLCEEPVCTPYVKKVFEKYHCKNRQCGPLNVTLAAEACLRKDHMALKAVRIRQLEFLQPLVEDPRLDMRIIQLVRDPRAVLASRMVAFSGKYETWKKWASEGAAPLNEDEVQRLRGNCENIRLSAELGLRQPAWLRGRYMLIRYEDIARSPLQKAKEMYKFADISITPQVEEWILKNTQAPQDSSGIYSTQKNSSEQFEKWRFSIPFKLAQVVQNVCGPAMSLFGYKVASNPETLTNRSISLLEERRTFWIT; encoded by the exons ATGGATAAAGGGCACGCTTTACCCCAGGATTTCCGGGATCTGTTACATTGTTTGAGAATGAGGAGCAAGTATGCCATTCTACTCGTGTTTGTGGTAGCTCTTGTCATTATTGAGAAGGAAAATAATATCATATCAAG agTATCAGACAAGCTGAAGCAAACCCCACAATCACTGATGGAGGCAAACAGCACAGACCCTGGCTTAGTGCTAGCAGAAAATGGGTCCCTCTTATCCCTCAGTGAGCTGGACTCTGCCTTCTCTCAGATCAGAAACCGGCTTCTGAATGTTACCCTGCAGCTAGGAGGGAACAGGGAGCTTGCTGTGGCCCCTGCCAAGGGGCCCCGGAGACATGTACTGCTCATGGCCACCACCCGCACAGGCTCCTCCTTTGTGGGTGAGTTCTTCAACCAACAAGGCAACATTTTCTACCTCTTCGAGCCACTCTGGCACATCGAGAGGACAGTGTCCTTTGAACCTGGTGGTGCAAATGCTGTGGGGTCGGCCCTTGTCTACAGAGATGTCTTGAAGCAGCTGTTTCTCTGTGACCTCTACATCCTGGAGAACTTCATCAGCCCACTCCCTGAGGATCACCTGACACAGTATATGTTCCGGCGAGGCTCAAGCCGCTCATTGTGCGAAGAGCCTGTATGCACCCCTTATGTCAAGAAGGTCTTCGAGAAGTACCACTGCAAGAACCGTCAGTGCGGCCCCCTGAATGTGACCCTTGCAGCGGAGGCCTGCCTACGCAAGGACCACATGGCTCTCAAAGCTGTGCGAATACGGCAGCTGGAGTTCTTACAGCCATTGGTTGAAGATCCTCGCCTAGACATGAGGATCATCCAGCTGGTGCGAGACCCACGGGCGGTGCTGGCTTCACGCATGGTTGCCTTCTCGGGCAAGTATGAGACCTGGAAGAAGTGGGCTTCAGAAGGAGCAGCTCCCCTCAATGAGGATGAGGTGCAGCGACTGCGAGGGAACTGTGAGAATATCCGTCTCTCAGCTGAACTTGGCCTGAGGCAGCCTGCATGGCTGCGGGGCCGCTACATGCTGATTCGCTATGAGGACATTGCCCGGTCCCCCCTCCAAAAGGCCAAAGAAATGTACAAGTTTGCAGATATCAGCATCACACCACAGGTGGAGGAGTGGATATTGAAGAACACGCAGGCACCTCAGGACAGCAGTGGCATCTACTCCACCCAGAAAAACTCCTCAGAACAGTTTGAGAAGTGGCGCTTCAGCATCCCATTCAAGTTGGCCCAGGTGGTGCAGAATGTCTGTGGCCCAGCCATGAGTCTGTTTGGCTACAAAGTAGCCAGCAATCCTGAGACCCTGACAAACCGATCCATCAGCTTGTTAGAGGAAAGGAGGACCTTCTGGATCACGTAA